One genomic window of Azospirillum sp. TSH100 includes the following:
- a CDS encoding outer membrane protein assembly factor BamE codes for MAELQPGQSRRDDVAAVLGTPTSVGTFDPNVWYYIGQKTEKTAFFEPEVTERRVVVAHFDNNGVLREIKTLDKSNGQDIDLVERTTPTAGREMGFLEQMMGNVGRFSAKDTKGKGPGS; via the coding sequence GTGGCGGAGCTGCAGCCTGGCCAGAGCCGGCGCGACGACGTCGCCGCCGTGCTGGGGACGCCGACCTCGGTTGGCACCTTCGATCCGAACGTCTGGTACTACATCGGTCAGAAGACCGAGAAGACCGCCTTCTTCGAGCCGGAAGTGACGGAGCGCCGCGTCGTCGTCGCCCATTTCGACAACAACGGCGTCCTGCGCGAGATCAAGACGCTCGACAAGTCGAATGGCCAGGACATCGATCTGGTGGAGCGCACGACGCCGACCGCCGGCCGCGAGATGGGCTTCCTGGAACAGATGATGGGCAACGTCGGCCGCTTCTCCGCCAAGGACACCAAGGGCAAGGGCCCCGGCAGCTGA
- a CDS encoding ubiquinol-cytochrome C chaperone family protein has translation MSGSFIGRLLGQFGGGSRSRAAAVGGLFTAIVRQAREPGFYRVLAVPDTLDGRFEMVALHLLLVMRRLKGQGSEAGKLSQRLYETMVDDFEKSLLEMGAGDSGIARRVKTMARGMAGRIRAYDEALADSDGRRLEVALDNNLYGTVDPVPEGVLAAMAAYVRACAAVLDAQPLESLMTGEVRFGQAPA, from the coding sequence GTGTCAGGAAGCTTTATCGGCCGTCTGCTGGGCCAATTTGGTGGCGGATCGCGCTCCCGCGCCGCCGCGGTGGGTGGGCTGTTCACCGCCATCGTCCGTCAGGCCCGTGAGCCGGGCTTCTACAGGGTGCTTGCCGTGCCCGATACCCTGGACGGGCGCTTCGAGATGGTGGCGCTGCATCTGCTGCTGGTGATGCGCCGGCTGAAGGGGCAGGGGTCCGAGGCGGGCAAACTGTCGCAGCGCCTCTATGAGACGATGGTCGACGATTTCGAGAAGTCGCTGCTGGAGATGGGGGCAGGCGACAGCGGCATCGCCCGGCGGGTGAAGACGATGGCGCGCGGCATGGCCGGACGAATCCGTGCCTATGACGAGGCGCTGGCCGACTCCGACGGCCGCAGGCTGGAGGTGGCGCTGGACAACAACCTCTATGGCACGGTCGATCCGGTGCCGGAGGGGGTGCTGGCGGCGATGGCCGCCTATGTCCGCGCCTGCGCCGCAGTGTTGGACGCCCAGCCGCTGGAGTCGTTGATGACGGGCGAGGTCCGCTTCGGGCAGGCGCCGGCGTGA
- a CDS encoding DUF177 domain-containing protein, protein MSPVNGVVPAPEFSRVVHADTVRRADVTETIEATEAERRALAERLELESIGSLTATVKLRAVRGGQMIRVSGRLEADVVQTCVVTLEPVPAHVSESFEALFAPASMIEDPGLEVDFDASLSDEDIPEPMENNRIDIGELTAQHLSLGLDPYPHAEGVEFEDHREHEDGEATEEEAAAEPEKPNPFAVLQQLKSRN, encoded by the coding sequence ATGAGCCCTGTCAACGGCGTCGTGCCGGCCCCGGAATTCTCGCGCGTCGTCCATGCCGACACGGTGCGCCGCGCCGACGTGACCGAGACCATCGAAGCGACCGAGGCGGAGCGCCGCGCGCTCGCCGAGCGGCTGGAACTGGAGTCGATCGGCAGCCTGACCGCCACGGTGAAGCTGCGCGCGGTGCGCGGCGGCCAGATGATTCGGGTTTCCGGACGGCTGGAGGCCGACGTGGTCCAGACTTGCGTCGTCACGCTGGAGCCTGTACCGGCCCATGTCAGCGAAAGCTTCGAGGCGCTGTTTGCCCCGGCGTCGATGATCGAGGATCCCGGACTGGAGGTCGATTTCGACGCCTCCCTGTCGGACGAGGACATTCCCGAGCCGATGGAGAACAACCGAATCGACATCGGCGAGCTGACGGCGCAGCACCTGTCGCTGGGGCTCGACCCCTATCCGCATGCCGAAGGGGTGGAGTTCGAGGACCATCGCGAGCATGAGGACGGTGAAGCGACGGAGGAAGAGGCGGCTGCGGAGCCTGAAAAGCCCAATCCCTTCGCCGTCCTGCAGCAGTTGAAGTCGCGCAACTGA
- the rpmF gene encoding 50S ribosomal protein L32, whose amino-acid sequence MAVPKKKTSKSRRNMRRSHHALPTSAYNECPNCGELKRPHHVCGSCGHYDQREVVQSGTAAA is encoded by the coding sequence ATGGCTGTTCCGAAGAAGAAGACCTCCAAGTCGCGGCGTAACATGCGTCGTTCGCACCACGCTCTGCCCACCTCGGCCTACAACGAGTGCCCGAACTGCGGCGAGCTGAAGCGTCCGCACCATGTCTGCGGGTCTTGCGGCCACTACGACCAGCGTGAAGTGGTTCAGAGCGGCACCGCGGCCGCTTGA
- the plsX gene encoding phosphate acyltransferase PlsX, protein MSQRLTIALDAMGGDHGPDMVIAGADIARERHPDVHFLLYGDRQRLEPLLNQRPALKAVAEIRHTADFVAGDAKPAVALRAGRQSSMRLAIDAVAAGDAACVVSAGNTGALMAMAKFVLKTLPGIDRPAMASFFPTQRGESVMLDLGANAECQPENLVQFAVMGAVFARAILGLPEPSIGVLNIGSEDMKGNEVVRAAAASLRDMPLPGRFHGFVEGTDIGLGTVDVIVTDGFTGNVALKTAEGTAKLFSEFLRRTFATSFLARIGYLLARGAFKRFRERIDPRRYNGAMFLGLRGVCVKSHGGTDAVGFANAVAVAINLATHGFNERIKEEMGRIADATPLPDTKAAAG, encoded by the coding sequence GTGAGCCAGCGCCTGACCATCGCCCTGGATGCCATGGGTGGCGATCACGGTCCCGACATGGTCATTGCCGGGGCGGACATCGCGCGGGAACGCCATCCCGACGTGCATTTTCTGCTGTATGGCGACCGGCAGCGGCTTGAGCCCCTGCTGAACCAGCGGCCCGCGTTGAAGGCGGTGGCGGAAATCCGCCACACAGCCGACTTCGTGGCCGGTGACGCCAAGCCGGCGGTGGCGCTGCGCGCGGGTCGCCAGTCCAGCATGAGGCTTGCCATCGACGCCGTCGCGGCGGGTGATGCCGCCTGCGTGGTATCGGCCGGCAACACAGGCGCCCTCATGGCGATGGCCAAGTTCGTGCTCAAGACGCTGCCGGGCATCGACCGGCCGGCGATGGCCTCCTTCTTCCCGACGCAACGGGGCGAGAGCGTGATGCTGGACCTCGGCGCCAACGCCGAGTGCCAGCCGGAAAATCTCGTCCAGTTCGCCGTGATGGGGGCCGTTTTCGCGCGCGCCATCCTGGGGCTGCCGGAACCGTCGATCGGCGTGCTGAACATCGGTTCGGAAGACATGAAGGGCAACGAGGTGGTGCGTGCCGCGGCGGCCAGCCTGCGCGACATGCCGCTGCCCGGCCGCTTTCACGGCTTCGTCGAGGGCACCGACATCGGCCTGGGCACGGTGGACGTCATCGTCACCGACGGCTTCACCGGCAATGTCGCGCTGAAGACGGCGGAAGGGACGGCGAAGCTGTTCTCCGAATTCCTGCGCCGCACCTTCGCGACCTCCTTCCTGGCGCGGATCGGCTATCTGCTGGCACGCGGCGCCTTCAAGCGCTTCCGCGAACGGATCGACCCGCGCCGCTACAACGGTGCGATGTTCCTGGGCCTGCGCGGCGTCTGCGTGAAGAGCCATGGCGGCACCGACGCCGTCGGCTTCGCCAATGCCGTGGCGGTCGCCATCAATCTGGCGACGCACGGCTTCAACGAACGCATCAAGGAAGAGATGGGACGCATAGCCGACGCGACCCCTCTTCCCGACACGAAGGCGGCGGCGGGCTGA
- a CDS encoding beta-ketoacyl-ACP synthase III codes for MVMRSRVLGCGIFLPSNVVTNQDLEQRVDTSDEWIVQRTGIKSRHIAAEGEKTSDLAIAAATRALEHAGVPAGSIDCIILATTTPDNTFPATATRVQAALGTKGFAMDIQAVCAGFVYAMSVADNFLRNGQARRALVIGAETFSRLLDWNDRTTCVLFGDGAGAIVLEAYEAEGDSSDQGVLSTHLHSDGTQYDLLYVDGGASSTGTIGHVRMHGQEIFRHAVSKLSAVVEEALAANGLESTDIDWMVPHQANRRIIDGLARKMKLSPEKVVLTVDRHGNTSAASIPLALGEAVADGRIKRGDLILMEAIGGGLTWGSALIRW; via the coding sequence ATGGTCATGCGTTCCCGAGTTCTGGGTTGCGGTATCTTCCTGCCGTCCAACGTCGTCACCAACCAAGATTTGGAACAGCGGGTCGACACGTCGGACGAATGGATCGTCCAGCGCACCGGCATCAAGTCCCGCCACATCGCCGCGGAGGGGGAGAAGACCTCCGACCTCGCCATCGCGGCGGCCACGCGGGCTCTTGAGCATGCCGGCGTGCCGGCCGGCAGCATCGACTGCATCATCCTGGCCACCACCACGCCCGACAACACCTTCCCCGCGACCGCCACCAGGGTGCAGGCGGCGCTGGGGACCAAGGGGTTCGCCATGGACATCCAGGCCGTCTGCGCCGGGTTCGTCTATGCCATGTCGGTGGCCGACAATTTCCTGCGCAACGGTCAGGCGCGCCGCGCGCTGGTGATCGGGGCGGAGACCTTCTCCCGCCTGCTCGACTGGAACGACCGCACCACGTGCGTGCTGTTCGGCGACGGTGCCGGCGCCATCGTCCTGGAAGCCTATGAGGCCGAGGGCGATTCGTCCGACCAGGGCGTGCTGTCCACCCATCTGCATTCCGACGGCACCCAGTACGACCTGCTCTATGTCGACGGCGGCGCGTCGTCGACCGGCACGATCGGCCATGTCCGCATGCACGGGCAGGAGATCTTCCGCCACGCCGTGTCGAAGCTGTCGGCGGTGGTCGAAGAGGCGCTGGCCGCCAACGGCCTTGAGTCGACCGACATCGACTGGATGGTTCCGCATCAGGCGAACCGCCGCATCATCGACGGGCTGGCCCGCAAGATGAAGCTGTCGCCGGAAAAGGTGGTGCTGACGGTCGACCGTCACGGCAACACCTCGGCCGCGTCGATTCCGCTGGCGCTCGGCGAGGCGGTGGCCGATGGCAGAATCAAGCGCGGCGACCTGATCCTGATGGAAGCCATCGGCGGCGGCCTGACCTGGGGATCGGCGCTGATCCGCTGGTAA
- a CDS encoding integration host factor subunit alpha, which yields MSQNTVTRAQLSEAVYQEVGLSRNESADLVETVLDEISDALARGEMVKISSFGSFQVRQKGERIGRNPKTGEEVPILPRRVLVFRASHVLKNRINEVQEGGAPTPARALS from the coding sequence ATGTCGCAAAATACCGTAACGCGCGCTCAATTGAGCGAAGCCGTCTACCAGGAGGTCGGACTTTCGCGCAACGAATCGGCCGATCTGGTCGAAACCGTCCTGGACGAGATTTCCGACGCGCTGGCCCGGGGGGAGATGGTGAAGATCTCCTCCTTCGGCAGCTTTCAGGTTCGCCAGAAGGGCGAGCGAATCGGTCGCAATCCCAAAACCGGGGAAGAGGTTCCGATCCTGCCGCGCCGGGTGTTGGTTTTCCGCGCCAGCCATGTGCTGAAGAACCGGATCAACGAGGTTCAGGAGGGTGGGGCTCCGACGCCCGCGCGGGCGCTGTCCTGA
- a CDS encoding MerR family transcriptional regulator, giving the protein MKSATAYRTISEVSTDLNVPQHVLRFWETKFPQIRPLKRGGGRRYYRPEDVELLRRIQSLLYEDRYTIKGVQRLLKEGRMSDPTPPLPEDDEDGGGTADGEEFTGDEAQDGGEGEADQPPLSDAVRHEITMVLDELKSLRSVLSRLSEIGSKKS; this is encoded by the coding sequence ATGAAATCCGCCACGGCCTATCGCACCATCAGCGAGGTGTCGACCGACCTCAACGTGCCCCAGCATGTGCTGCGGTTCTGGGAGACCAAATTTCCCCAGATCCGCCCGCTGAAGCGGGGCGGTGGCCGGCGCTATTACCGGCCGGAGGATGTCGAGCTTCTGCGGCGCATCCAGTCTTTGCTGTATGAGGACCGCTACACCATAAAGGGGGTTCAGCGCCTGCTGAAGGAAGGACGCATGTCCGACCCGACGCCGCCGCTGCCGGAGGACGACGAGGATGGCGGCGGGACTGCGGACGGCGAGGAGTTCACAGGCGATGAAGCGCAGGACGGCGGGGAGGGTGAGGCCGATCAGCCGCCCCTGTCGGATGCCGTCCGGCACGAGATCACCATGGTGCTGGACGAGCTGAAATCGCTGCGATCGGTGCTGTCCCGCCTGTCCGAAATAGGGAGCAAAAAAAGCTGA
- a CDS encoding organic hydroperoxide resistance protein encodes MKTLYSTKVTATGGRDGKAVSEDGLLSVALAAPKELGGQGGATNPEQLFAAGYSACFIGAIKFVGNRDKIAVPADLTVNAKVGIGARDDGEGFGLTVDFVVSLPGMDKAAAEDLLARAHKVCPYSHATKGNIPVTTTVA; translated from the coding sequence ATGAAGACCCTGTATTCGACCAAGGTGACCGCGACCGGTGGCCGTGACGGCAAGGCCGTCAGCGAGGATGGTCTGCTGTCGGTCGCGCTGGCCGCGCCGAAGGAACTGGGCGGCCAGGGTGGCGCCACCAACCCCGAGCAACTGTTCGCCGCCGGCTATTCCGCCTGCTTCATCGGCGCCATCAAGTTCGTCGGCAACCGGGACAAGATCGCCGTTCCGGCCGATCTGACGGTGAATGCCAAGGTCGGCATCGGTGCGCGTGACGATGGCGAGGGTTTCGGCCTGACGGTCGACTTCGTGGTCTCGCTGCCGGGCATGGACAAGGCCGCCGCCGAGGATCTGCTGGCCCGCGCCCACAAGGTTTGCCCCTACAGCCATGCCACCAAGGGCAATATCCCGGTCACCACGACCGTTGCCTGA
- a CDS encoding MarR family winged helix-turn-helix transcriptional regulator produces the protein MAADKDDPLLLSNQACFALYSANLAMSRIYRPMLEKLGLTYPQYLIMLLLWEEDGQSMKLLGERLGLDSGTLTPLLKRMEGQALLKRSRDPQDERLVRICLTADGAALRAQAECLPTRIAAAAGWSAAELTSLRETVLRLRDDLNRSADQD, from the coding sequence ATGGCAGCCGACAAGGACGACCCACTTCTGCTCTCCAACCAGGCTTGCTTCGCGCTCTATTCGGCAAATCTGGCGATGAGTCGGATCTACCGCCCGATGCTGGAGAAGCTCGGCCTGACCTATCCACAGTATCTGATCATGCTGCTGCTGTGGGAGGAGGACGGCCAGTCGATGAAACTGCTGGGCGAACGGCTGGGGCTGGACAGCGGCACGCTGACCCCGCTGTTGAAGCGGATGGAAGGTCAGGCGCTGCTGAAGCGCAGCCGCGATCCGCAGGACGAGCGGCTGGTGCGCATCTGCCTGACCGCCGACGGGGCGGCACTGCGGGCACAGGCCGAATGCCTGCCGACGCGGATTGCCGCCGCCGCCGGCTGGTCGGCCGCCGAATTGACCTCGCTCCGCGAGACGGTGTTGCGGCTGCGCGACGACCTGAACCGGAGCGCCGACCAGGACTGA
- a CDS encoding N-acetyltransferase, whose protein sequence is MSLALNDDRLRLRPADADDAPDLARLIDIAGGGVYEFLLDGLMPGMTAAEILVPGLAGRSGSLSHRQSGVAELDGRVVGIAHGYPTDWIRTEDYSGLPPDRVAHMAEFSETLDWGSYFLSALAVDPELRRHGIAGRLLGWFYERARTGGFDRVTLHVWADNEPARRLYAGEGFEEIGRAAIPWHPRLPHQGGSILLRRYL, encoded by the coding sequence GTGAGCCTTGCCCTGAATGACGACCGTCTCCGCCTTCGTCCGGCCGATGCCGACGACGCACCGGATCTGGCGCGGCTGATCGACATCGCCGGCGGCGGGGTCTACGAGTTTCTGCTCGACGGGCTGATGCCAGGGATGACCGCGGCCGAGATTCTGGTGCCTGGGCTGGCCGGGCGCAGCGGTTCGCTGTCGCACCGGCAGAGCGGTGTGGCGGAACTGGACGGGCGGGTGGTCGGCATCGCCCATGGCTATCCTACCGACTGGATCCGGACCGAGGATTACAGCGGCCTGCCGCCGGACCGCGTCGCCCATATGGCCGAGTTCTCCGAAACGCTGGACTGGGGCAGCTATTTCCTGTCGGCGCTGGCGGTCGATCCCGAGTTGCGGCGCCACGGCATCGCCGGGCGGCTGCTCGGCTGGTTTTACGAGCGGGCGCGGACCGGCGGCTTCGACCGCGTGACCCTGCATGTCTGGGCCGACAACGAACCGGCCCGCCGCCTTTATGCCGGCGAAGGGTTCGAGGAGATCGGCCGCGCCGCCATTCCCTGGCATCCCCGGCTGCCGCACCAGGGCGGCAGCATCCTGCTGCGGCGCTATCTGTGA
- a CDS encoding alpha/beta fold hydrolase: MTDRHSTMLTTLGLTALTLGGLAIANSLAARAAERRYPPEGRFLTVDGVRLHYMEAGEGPPVVLLHGNVSALGDSLASGLFQRLARSHRVIAFDRPGMGHSERPHDREWTPEDQADLLARAFAALNIEKAVVVGHSYATLVALALALDHHRVVKGLVLLAGYYFPTRRVDTVLVAPLTTPVLGGLLRHTLSPPVSKAMMPGLLKTLFSPRPVPEHLTESFPAALTTRPGQLRANAQDGVTMVPAAERLQHRYAELAVPVAIFAGHHDRVVEQEEQSGRLHHVLPDSTLHWVPESGHMVHYADPELVVRRIDELSAEEIVGEIAAHR; the protein is encoded by the coding sequence ATGACCGACCGCCACTCCACCATGCTCACGACTCTGGGCCTCACCGCGCTGACCCTGGGCGGCTTGGCCATCGCCAACAGCCTGGCGGCGCGCGCAGCCGAGCGTCGCTATCCCCCGGAAGGCCGCTTCCTCACCGTCGATGGCGTCCGGCTGCACTATATGGAAGCCGGCGAAGGTCCGCCGGTCGTGCTGCTGCATGGCAATGTCTCCGCCCTCGGTGATTCGCTGGCGAGCGGGCTGTTCCAACGGCTGGCACGGAGCCACCGGGTGATCGCCTTCGACCGCCCCGGCATGGGCCACAGCGAGCGGCCCCACGACCGCGAATGGACGCCTGAGGATCAGGCCGATCTCCTGGCCCGGGCCTTTGCCGCGCTGAACATCGAGAAGGCCGTGGTGGTCGGCCACTCCTATGCCACCCTGGTGGCGCTGGCGCTGGCGCTCGACCACCACCGCGTGGTGAAGGGGCTGGTGTTGCTGGCCGGCTATTATTTCCCGACCAGACGGGTCGACACGGTTCTGGTGGCGCCGTTGACGACGCCGGTGCTGGGCGGCCTGCTGCGCCACACCCTGTCGCCGCCGGTTTCCAAGGCAATGATGCCGGGACTGCTGAAGACGCTGTTCTCGCCGCGCCCGGTACCGGAGCATCTGACGGAGAGTTTTCCCGCCGCCCTGACCACCCGGCCCGGCCAGCTGCGCGCCAATGCCCAGGACGGCGTCACCATGGTGCCTGCCGCTGAGCGCTTGCAGCACCGCTATGCCGAGCTGGCGGTCCCGGTGGCGATCTTCGCCGGCCATCACGACCGCGTGGTGGAGCAGGAGGAGCAAAGCGGCCGGCTTCACCATGTCCTGCCCGACAGCACTTTGCATTGGGTGCCGGAGTCCGGCCACATGGTGCATTATGCCGATCCGGAGCTGGTGGTGCGCCGTATCGACGAGCTGTCAGCCGAAGAAATCGTCGGGGAGATCGCCGCTCACAGATAG
- the prmB gene encoding 50S ribosomal protein L3 N(5)-glutamine methyltransferase — protein sequence MTTKHTPAAAAAELKTIRDFLRYGVSRFNEADLDYGHGTTTAFDEAVFLVLETLHLPVDQLDPYLDARLTAAEREAVAGILHARIDTRKPAPYLLNKAYIQGIPFYVDERVIVPRSYIGELLFSDLFGGDDFTLVEDPTSVERVLDLCTGSGCLAILAARIFPEAQVDAVDLSPDALEVAKRNVADSGFEDRIALHHGDLFAPLKTRKYDVIITNPPYVDAESMDALPPEFRAEPEMALAGGDDGLEIVRRILKEAPKHLTPEGGLLCEFGTGREILEAEYPHLDFLWLQTANSFGEVFWLTRDQLKAGK from the coding sequence GTGACCACCAAACACACCCCAGCCGCCGCGGCCGCCGAGCTGAAGACGATCCGCGATTTCCTGCGCTACGGCGTCAGCCGCTTCAACGAGGCCGATCTGGATTACGGCCACGGCACCACCACGGCCTTCGACGAGGCGGTGTTCCTGGTGCTGGAAACGCTGCACCTGCCGGTCGACCAGCTCGACCCCTATCTGGACGCCCGCCTGACCGCGGCGGAGCGCGAGGCGGTGGCCGGCATCCTCCATGCCCGCATCGACACCCGCAAGCCGGCGCCCTACCTGCTGAACAAGGCCTATATCCAGGGCATTCCCTTCTATGTGGACGAGCGGGTGATCGTCCCGCGCTCCTACATCGGCGAACTGCTGTTTTCCGACCTGTTCGGCGGCGATGATTTCACGCTGGTGGAGGATCCGACCTCGGTCGAGCGGGTGCTGGATCTGTGCACCGGGTCCGGTTGCCTCGCCATCCTGGCCGCCCGCATCTTCCCCGAGGCCCAGGTCGACGCGGTGGACCTGTCGCCCGACGCGCTGGAGGTGGCGAAGCGCAACGTCGCCGACAGCGGCTTCGAGGACCGCATAGCCCTGCATCACGGCGACCTGTTCGCTCCGCTGAAAACGCGGAAGTATGACGTCATCATCACCAACCCGCCTTATGTCGATGCCGAGTCGATGGATGCCCTGCCGCCGGAATTCCGTGCCGAGCCGGAGATGGCGCTGGCCGGTGGCGACGACGGGTTGGAGATCGTCCGCCGTATCCTGAAGGAAGCACCCAAGCACCTGACACCGGAGGGCGGCCTGCTGTGCGAGTTCGGCACCGGCCGCGAGATCCTGGAGGCGGAGTATCCGCATCTGGACTTCCTGTGGCTGCAAACAGCCAACAGCTTCGGCGAGGTGTTCTGGCTGACGCGGGATCAGCTGAAGGCTGGGAAGTGA
- the arsC gene encoding arsenate reductase (glutaredoxin) (This arsenate reductase requires both glutathione and glutaredoxin to convert arsenate to arsenite, after which the efflux transporter formed by ArsA and ArsB can extrude the arsenite from the cell, providing resistance.) → MSDVTIYHNPRCSKSRETLELLRSRGVEPTVIEYLKTPPSTAELSVLLAKLGKGPRDITRAKEAAEAGLPKDLDGEALVAALSANPAAIERPIVVKGDRARVGRPPESVLDLL, encoded by the coding sequence ATGAGCGACGTGACGATCTATCACAACCCGCGTTGCAGCAAATCGCGCGAGACGCTGGAGCTTCTGCGCTCCCGCGGTGTCGAGCCGACGGTGATCGAGTATCTGAAGACCCCGCCCAGCACGGCGGAACTGTCGGTCCTCCTCGCCAAGCTGGGCAAGGGGCCGCGCGACATCACCCGTGCCAAGGAAGCGGCGGAGGCCGGTCTGCCCAAGGATCTCGATGGCGAGGCGCTGGTCGCCGCTCTGTCCGCCAACCCGGCCGCCATCGAGCGCCCCATCGTGGTCAAGGGCGACCGCGCCCGCGTCGGCCGCCCACCGGAGTCGGTCCTCGACCTGCTCTGA
- the serA gene encoding phosphoglycerate dehydrogenase — protein sequence MTKLSLSKDKINILLLEGVHDNAIDELARGGYASVERLPRALDEDELLERIGSVHILGIRSRTHLTAKVLEAANKLITVGCFCIGTNQVDLKAARRQGVPVFNAPYSNTRSVAELVIGEIIMLMRGIFEKSQLVHGGGWMKSAKDSYEIRGKTLGIVGYGHIGTQVSILAEAMGMQVRFYDTVRKLALGNARACDSLEELLSVSDVVTLHVPDTPQTRNMIGERELAAMKKGSHLINAARGQVVEIEALAAAMNSGHILGAAIDVFPVEPGSDKEEFQSALRGIKTAILTPHIGGSTMEAQANIGTEVAQKLLEYSDNGSTVGAVNFPQVALPVQAGCTRFLHVHENRPGILRKVNEVFSGRDLNIAAQYLQTDPELGYVVVDVNGDVEELEVVNDLRAIEGTLKARFLFPSQH from the coding sequence GTGACCAAGCTCTCGCTCTCCAAGGACAAGATCAACATCCTTCTGCTGGAAGGTGTTCACGACAACGCCATCGACGAGCTGGCCCGCGGTGGTTACGCCTCCGTCGAGCGGCTGCCGCGCGCGCTGGACGAGGATGAACTGCTGGAGCGCATCGGCTCGGTCCACATCCTGGGCATCCGCTCGCGCACCCATCTGACCGCCAAGGTGCTGGAGGCGGCGAACAAGCTGATCACCGTCGGCTGCTTCTGCATCGGCACCAACCAGGTCGACCTGAAGGCGGCGCGGCGCCAGGGCGTGCCGGTGTTCAACGCCCCCTATTCCAACACCCGGTCGGTGGCGGAGCTGGTGATCGGCGAGATCATCATGCTGATGCGCGGCATCTTCGAGAAGTCGCAGCTGGTTCATGGCGGCGGCTGGATGAAGTCGGCCAAGGACAGCTACGAGATCCGCGGCAAGACGCTGGGCATCGTCGGCTATGGCCATATCGGCACCCAGGTGTCGATCCTGGCCGAAGCCATGGGCATGCAGGTCCGCTTCTACGACACCGTGCGCAAGCTGGCTCTCGGCAATGCCCGCGCCTGCGACTCGCTGGAGGAGCTGCTGTCGGTGTCCGACGTGGTGACCCTGCATGTGCCGGATACCCCGCAGACCCGGAACATGATCGGCGAGCGCGAACTGGCCGCCATGAAGAAGGGCAGCCACCTGATCAACGCCGCCCGCGGGCAGGTGGTGGAGATCGAGGCGCTGGCCGCCGCGATGAACTCCGGCCACATCCTGGGTGCCGCCATCGACGTCTTCCCGGTCGAGCCCGGCTCGGACAAGGAAGAATTCCAGAGTGCGCTGCGCGGCATCAAGACCGCCATCCTGACCCCGCACATCGGCGGCTCGACGATGGAGGCCCAGGCCAACATCGGCACCGAGGTGGCGCAGAAGCTGCTCGAATATTCGGACAACGGCTCCACCGTCGGCGCGGTCAACTTCCCGCAGGTGGCGCTGCCGGTCCAGGCCGGCTGCACCCGCTTCCTGCACGTCCACGAGAACCGCCCCGGCATCCTGCGCAAGGTGAACGAGGTGTTCTCCGGCCGTGACCTGAACATCGCCGCCCAGTATCTCCAGACCGATCCGGAGCTGGGCTATGTGGTGGTGGACGTCAACGGCGACGTCGAAGAGCTGGAGGTCGTGAACGACCTGCGCGCCATCGAAGGCACGCTGAAGGCGCGCTTCCTGTTCCCGTCGCAGCATTGA
- a CDS encoding HNH endonuclease, whose amino-acid sequence MRLPDHRFATSPAPVTRSDRPACPLCGRPMVPGASLNEHHLVPRTYGGRETVTMHRICHAKIHAVLTEQQLRDQYHGIDALRGHPDIAAFIGWVRRKPPEYVDGHATDRRRRKR is encoded by the coding sequence ATGCGCCTGCCAGATCATCGCTTCGCCACCAGTCCTGCGCCGGTGACCCGGTCCGACCGTCCCGCCTGCCCGCTCTGCGGCCGGCCCATGGTGCCCGGCGCCAGCCTGAACGAACACCATCTCGTCCCCCGCACCTATGGCGGACGGGAGACGGTGACGATGCACCGCATCTGCCATGCGAAGATCCATGCGGTGCTGACCGAACAGCAGTTGCGCGACCAGTATCACGGGATCGATGCGCTTCGCGGCCATCCCGACATCGCCGCCTTCATCGGCTGGGTCCGCCGCAAACCGCCAGAGTACGTTGACGGTCACGCCACCGACCGCCGGCGGCGCAAGCGCTGA